The genomic interval CGGCGAGACGCTGCTGGCGGTGATCAACGACATCCTCGATTTCTCCAAGATCGAGTCCGGCCGGCTCGAGCTCGAGCGCAGCGCCTTCGATCTCAAGGACTGCATCGAGGCGGCGATCGAGATCGTTTCCGGACGGGCCGACGAGAAGAGCCTCGGCGTCACCTACCTGATCAACGGGACTCCCCCGACGCCGGTCTACGGCGACGTCACCCGCCTACGCCAGGTGCTGGTCAACCTGCTCGGCAACGCCGTCAAGTTCACCGAATCGGGCGAGGTCGTGCTGGAGGCCTCCGGACGGTTTCTCACCAGCCCCGAGGGCGCGACCGGCGAGGCCCAGCCCTACGAGGTGGAGATTCGGGTGCGGGACTCGGGCATCGGAATCCCGCCGGACCGCCTCGCCACCCTCTTCGACAGCTTCTCCCAGGTCGACCCCTCGACCACCCGACGCTTCGGCGGCACCGGCCTGGGCCTCGCCATCAGCCGGCGCCTGGTGAACATGATGGGCGGCCGCATCGAGGTCGAAAGCGAGGTCGGACGCGGCTCGACCTTCACCTTCTCGGTGCTCCTGACGGCCCCTCGCGAAGGCCTCGAAGAAGGCGACGCGCAGCCCCGCTGGAGCGACCGCCGCCTGCTCGTCCTGGCCGCCCCCGACAGCGAGGGCCGCAGCCTGACCCGCCACACGGAAACCTGGGGCCTGAGCCATCGGTTGACCGACTCGGCCCACCAAGCTCTCCACTGGCTGCACGGCGAGAAGCCCTTCGACATCCTGTTGATCGACCCGCTAGGCCTCGACCTCGACCTCGACGAGCTGGTTCGAGAGGCCTCGACCCAGGCCATCTTCGTGCTCGGTCCGGCACCGGGACATCCGCAGGTCGCCTCGCTGCCGCGCCCGGCCAAGGTCTCGCAGCTCTACGATGCCCTCGTCGAGACCCTCGGTGCGCCGGCGGAAACAGCCCACCGCAAAACCCGCAGCTTACGCCTCGACCAACAGCTCGCGGAGCGCCTGCCGCTGCGCATCCTGCTGGCCGACGACAGCGTCATCAACCAGAAAGTGGCGCGCGCCATCCTGCGGCGCATGGGCTATGAGCCGGACCTCGCCATCGACGGCGTGACCGCCGTCGCCGCCGCCCTCGACACCCCTTACGACTTGATTTTCATGGATGTCCAGATGCCCGAGATGGACGGCCTCGACGCCACCCGGGAGATCCGTCGGCGGCTGCCGGCGGAGGACCAGCCGAAGATCATCGCCATGACCGCCGGCGTCCTGCCGGAAGACCGCCGCGCCTGCTACGAAGCCGGCATGGACGCCTACATCAGCAAACCGGTGCACGCCTCGGCGCTGCAGGACGTCCTGGCTCGGCACGGCCGCCAGGCGCTGCGCGACGGCTCTTCGAGAACCGACGGCCGGGGAGCCTCGCCGGGCTCCGACGAGTAAGGCTCACTGAATTTTCGGTCGAAAGCTCGGCAGGCGCAACGCTCGCCGAGCGCCCGCCTCAGGCGATCGCGGAACGCACCTCGTCGGCGCTGATCACCAGGCGGGTCTGCCCCTCGCTCTCGCTCAAGCCTCCGCTGTTCCAGGGATCGAACTCAAAGCGGTTGATCACCTTGCTGAAGACGTCGCGCAAGGCGCGGGCACCGGTTCGGCCTTCCTTGGTCGCCGCTTCCGCCACCAGGGCGGCCGCCAAGGGCTCGATCTCGAGATCGATCTCGAGGGTCTCGAAGAACCGACGGGAGCGCACATAGGGCGAGTCGTAGGAGTGCAGCAGAATCTCCTCCAGGACTTCCCGCGGCAGCTCCTTCATCAACACGATCTTGTCGAAGCGCGCCATGAACTGGGGCACCATGCCGTACTCGAACATGTCCTTGACCTTGAGGAACTCGGCGAGGCTGAAAATGGTGTCGATGCGAACCTTGCCGTCCGCCGTGCGACGTGCCTCGGAACGCAGCTTGACGCCGCTGCCGGGCTTCATGACCCGGTTGTAGACCTGATCGTAGAGTCCCTCGAAAGCGCCACCGCAGCAGAACATCATGCGCTCCGTATCGATCCGCAGGGTGACGTCCTGCTCGCGGCCATCGACCCAGGCGCGGGTTTGGTAGGCCACCTTCTCACCTTCCATCAGGGTCAGCAGACCTTGCTGCAGCACCACTCCCAGGGGATTGGGCTTGCCCCCCAGGATCGAGGTCATCTTGTCGATCTCGTCGATACAGACGGTCGCCCGCTCCATCGTTTCCTGGAGATCTTCGGCGGTCGGCTCCTGCCCCAACAGCAGCCGGGCCCGCTGCTCGATGCTGCGCAGCATGCGGTCGGGCCGGAACTCGGTGCGGTCGCTGTCGACCAGCAGGTTGGCGTTGAGGATGGTCAGCGCGCGATAGGGCCGATACTCGGGCACCGCATCATAGAGGCGCTGAATGTTGTTCATGATGGTCGTCTTGCCGGTGCCGGAGTTGCCGACCAGGAGGAGGTTTCCGGACACCCGCCCGGTGGTGTGCTTGTAGATCGCCACCGCGACGAAGCGCAAGGCTTCGTCCTGACCGAGCACTCCGCGCCGCAGCTCGGAGAAGATCTCCGTCGGGGGGATATCGCG from Acidobacteriota bacterium carries:
- a CDS encoding ATP-binding protein, translating into MPFSLEGRLRRIALGTSLVAAIVACLALALFQFLSQRNELIEAYSVQAEMVAKHSAAALVFGDRRTADTTLDVLQADPSILGGWLFDSQGGLFASYPAASPPRTSDLTTGHRFTFSHLAVAHAVEHDGEIQGHIVLLADLRPLWLRLFGFALAATAALGLAWLLARRRLASRLPAELLPIRRLAATARSVSMDRDYSVRAAATSGAQEVDLLVDAFNDMLETIEGRDSDLEKARSGLEVRVAERTQELQREVNVRQAAQAKLELARDEAEAAARAKSEFLANMSHEIRTPMNAVIGMTGLLLDSRLTDDQRDFCETIRTSGETLLAVINDILDFSKIESGRLELERSAFDLKDCIEAAIEIVSGRADEKSLGVTYLINGTPPTPVYGDVTRLRQVLVNLLGNAVKFTESGEVVLEASGRFLTSPEGATGEAQPYEVEIRVRDSGIGIPPDRLATLFDSFSQVDPSTTRRFGGTGLGLAISRRLVNMMGGRIEVESEVGRGSTFTFSVLLTAPREGLEEGDAQPRWSDRRLLVLAAPDSEGRSLTRHTETWGLSHRLTDSAHQALHWLHGEKPFDILLIDPLGLDLDLDELVREASTQAIFVLGPAPGHPQVASLPRPAKVSQLYDALVETLGAPAETAHRKTRSLRLDQQLAERLPLRILLADDSVINQKVARAILRRMGYEPDLAIDGVTAVAAALDTPYDLIFMDVQMPEMDGLDATREIRRRLPAEDQPKIIAMTAGVLPEDRRACYEAGMDAYISKPVHASALQDVLARHGRQALRDGSSRTDGRGASPGSDE
- a CDS encoding AAA family ATPase; this encodes MEANLDTAVESKPEGASGLRRTRDIPPTEIFSELRRGVLGQDEALRFVAVAIYKHTTGRVSGNLLLVGNSGTGKTTIMNNIQRLYDAVPEYRPYRALTILNANLLVDSDRTEFRPDRMLRSIEQRARLLLGQEPTAEDLQETMERATVCIDEIDKMTSILGGKPNPLGVVLQQGLLTLMEGEKVAYQTRAWVDGREQDVTLRIDTERMMFCCGGAFEGLYDQVYNRVMKPGSGVKLRSEARRTADGKVRIDTIFSLAEFLKVKDMFEYGMVPQFMARFDKIVLMKELPREVLEEILLHSYDSPYVRSRRFFETLEIDLEIEPLAAALVAEAATKEGRTGARALRDVFSKVINRFEFDPWNSGGLSESEGQTRLVISADEVRSAIA